The Chryseolinea soli nucleotide sequence CAAAGGGCGCAAAACAGACTATGAAACCGGACATGGGGTAGGGTGCACGGTCCGTAGATCCATGAAAGGCAACAAAGACGCCGTTGTTATAGCGCTTTGGGAATTGGTTGCCCTGGTAGAACATAACATCCATGGGGGCCCAATGTCCTGGAAACCCGATAGCGGGCTCGTTGTATCCGCCAGCCTTGCCTACGATTTTGCCATCGCCGCCGTATCCGGGCTGCAAGACGTTTTTCTTTTGAAGTTGATCATAATAGGCATAGGGCCACCCATAATCGGACCCTTCTGTCACCTTCATAAGGGTCTCGGAGGGGAGCATGGCGGCCTGCCAATCTGTATAGAGGCCGGGAAAAATGGTATGGAAATTATCGATCCCGTTCCCTACGGCATACAGACTTTTGTCTTTAGGATTCCATTTCATCCCCACGATACTTCGGATACCGGTTGCGAATTTGGTCCCATCTTCTTGGGTCAGGTTGATCTTATTGGCATCGAACCGCCATATCCCCGCATGGTTCTCCAACTCAGGACAGGGGTCCAACCCTTTTCCGTTTGGTATTCCGACAGGTCCATACTTTTCCATGTCCTGGCATGCGTCAGAGGGGGCGCCAAAAGGCACGTACATATTTCCCTTGTCATCAAACGCAACGGGCTTTGTCGTATGCCAGTTCCTTGCTACGTTGGGATCCAGATCCGTCAGTACCACTTCGGGTTCACCTGGGGGGACCAATTCACCCGGGGTCATTTTGGTCCGGAAGATATGTTTTCGGGTACTGACATACAGGTAGCCATGATGTATCGTAATACCCGTGGCACCCTTGCCTTGATCCAGATAATTTCCGAAGCGGATAACGCTATCAGCCTTGCCGTCATGGTCGAGGTCCCGTATTCCAACGGTTCCTTTGCCATCGTCGGAATGCTGAAGCTGGGCATAGATATCACCATTGTCGTTCACGGCAATATGCCGGGTCTCACCAATACTGTCAACGACCACCAGCGCTTCGAAACCTCCGGGAAGAAATAGGCCACCGTCATCTTTATCAGCCATTGGCAAAGTTGTTCCCGATGGACTGGAACACTGCACGAATGCAAGTACTAAAAGCAAACTCAATGGCGCTTTGAAAATATTCGTCAACGGTTTCCTGAAATCTAAGTTCATATGCTTTCCGATGGAAATTCAAGTTGTATTACCTAAAGATAAATCGATGACTAGATATTTATAGTAAAATACTTGATTTCTGTCGGATCACTTCTTGGAAGTCAGATGAAATGGCTTGTCCTATTTTTATTGGTTGACAAATTTCAGGCAAGCCGGGCCGCGACGACATTAATCCCAAATGCCATTCTGCACCGTAAATATCACCGGCTGACCATCCGTCACCATAATGGTGTGCTCATGCTGTGCAACAAAACCACCTCTATTCCCGCGCAGCGTCCAGCCATCGGCTTGTGTGGCGGCAAGGGTTGACCGTGTTGAAATGAAGGTCTCGATCGCTACTACCGAATTCTTTTTGAAACGCGCCGTGTTATGCCGGTCGCAGTAGTTCGCGATCTCGTGGGGTTCTTCGTGCAAGCCGCGACCAATGCCGTGCCCGGTCAGATTTTTTATTACCGTGTAGCCAGCTTTTTTGGCCTCCGTCTCGATCAATCTTCCGATCTCCGATATTCTGACACCACCGGTGATTTGGCTGATCGCCTTTCTCAATATCGCTTTCGATGCTTCTACCAATTTGCCGTGGCCGTGGATATCTTCGCCCAATACAAACGAGCCGCCATTGTCGGCCCAATAGCCGTTTAGTTCTGCCGATACATCAATATTTATCAGGTCTCCTTCTTTCAGGATTTTATCCGCGGTGGGTATGCCGTGCGCAGCTTCCTCGTTAATACTGATGCAGGTATAGCCGGGAAAACCATAGGTTAGTTTTGGTGCCGAACGTGCGCCCAGCTGTGTCAGCAATTTGCCGCCATACTCGTCAAGCGCCTTTGTGGAGATGCCCGGTTTGGCAAATTCACGCATCTTTTTGAGGGTGATGGCAACAGCATCACTTGCCTGTTGCATTCCAATTCTTTCGTCTTTGGTCGTGATAGACATTTTAATTTTTTTTATCCCTATCAAAATTAACAATTAATCGATAGCGGTGCCCATCGCCCTTCTAACTTCTTTCCGGGTAACATGAACAGCGGGGGACACGTTATTATCACCATGCGGACACCCTATCCGGCTACAGATGGACTACTATGATGGAATTCGATTTACTCCTTAAAAATATTGCCCGGCACGTGCAACTCGATCAGACCGAGATCGATTTTTTCACCTCCTTGTTGGAAAAGAAAAAATTAAAAAAGAAGAAATTTTTACTGAAGTTCGGGGAGATCTGTAAAACTGAAAACTTCATCGTCAAGGGTTGTTTAAGAGTGTATGCCGTTGATGGGAATGGTTTTGAACATATCGTGATGTTCGGCATTGAAGACTGGTGGGTGAGCGACCTCTTCAGTTTGTGGACAAATTCTCCAACGACCTATTACATTGATGCGTTAGAGGACACTGAACTTCTGCAAATTTCTAAGGCAAACCTCGACGCGCTTTATGAACGGGTTCCCAAGTTTGAACGATTCTTTAGAATAATTCTTCAAAACGCTTACAGTGCTCAACAGCTTCGGATCAACCAGAATCTTTCTTATACAGCAGAGCAACGCTATCTTAACTTTGTTGAAAAATACCCGTCTTTTGCGCGGCGAATTCCTCAAAAACAAATATCCGCTTATCTCGGCATGACGCCCGTCTTCCTAAGTATGCTCCGGAAAAAGTTGAGTAAGAAGTGATTTCTTCAACTACTTTAATTTTTTTGACGTTGAATCTTCGTTTTTTTGTGCCCTGATAACAATTCAAAAGAAAAAAATGACACAAAAGATCTTCGCTACCCGTAACGACCTGACTGGTTTTATAACCCGCTTAACTCTCGGACTGGTGATGTTCCCACATGGGGCACAAAAAGTATTTGGCTGGTTTGGCGGCCCCGGGTTCACCGGTGAGATGAAGTTTTTTACTGAAACCTTGCGCATGCCCTGGCTACTGGCTTTCGCCGTGATCGTCATCGAATTTTTGGGGTCCATCTCCCTGATCATTGGCTTTGCGTCGAGGCTTTGGGCGGTTGCTATGATTTTCCTTTTTATAGGCATCATCTTCACAGGGCATGTTGACAATGGTTTTTTTATGAATTGGTATGGCGATCAAAAAGGAGAGGGGTATGAATATCATTTGCTGATCATCGGCTTGTCCCTCGCAACGCTCATCGGTGGGAGCGGAAAATATTCGGTTGATAGAATTTTGGTCGCGGATAAATAATTGCAAATGGAAAAAGTAACGCGTTTTTCGTTGATGATCGGTCTTCTGGCGGTTGGCTCCTGTGTTTCAAATCCCATGTCGGAAGAGGACAGGAACGAGCAAATCATTCAAACCTATTTCAATGAAGTCTGGAACAGGGGCCATGTTGATGTCCTCGACGAGCTGTTAAGCACAGCGTATATCAATCATACGCCATCGACCCCCAACCCTCCAAAGGGCGCCGTGGGACTAAAACCCATCGTGCTCGCTATTCGTAAAGGCTTCCCTGATCTGCATTATGAAATAAAAGAAATCATTGCCACGAAAGACAGAGTTGTGGCGCGTGTGGTCATGACGGGAACTCAAAGCGACACGTTATTCGGCATTCCCCCAACCGGCAAGCGTGTTGAAGTGAATCAAATCAATATTGAGAAAATTGAGAACGGTAGAATTGTAGAACATTGGAGAGTAACCGATGAACTGGCCATGATGAAACAGCTTGGTGTTGTCCAATGATAAGCTAATTCTGCGGTAGTAATTGTTTTGTATTGTTCTCCGAATTAACCAAACCGAAAGCCATTTTAGGAAAGAGCCTGTTGACCAGGTAGAGCAACTTCGTATCGCCAACACGAATGGTAAATTGATTCTTCTGAAGTCCTGCGATAAGTTTTTTTACCAATTCTTCAGGGGTCAATTTCTTATCGTTCCTGCTGGCGGTCAT carries:
- a CDS encoding c-type cytochrome — translated: MNLDFRKPLTNIFKAPLSLLLVLAFVQCSSPSGTTLPMADKDDGGLFLPGGFEALVVVDSIGETRHIAVNDNGDIYAQLQHSDDGKGTVGIRDLDHDGKADSVIRFGNYLDQGKGATGITIHHGYLYVSTRKHIFRTKMTPGELVPPGEPEVVLTDLDPNVARNWHTTKPVAFDDKGNMYVPFGAPSDACQDMEKYGPVGIPNGKGLDPCPELENHAGIWRFDANKINLTQEDGTKFATGIRSIVGMKWNPKDKSLYAVGNGIDNFHTIFPGLYTDWQAAMLPSETLMKVTEGSDYGWPYAYYDQLQKKNVLQPGYGGDGKIVGKAGGYNEPAIGFPGHWAPMDVMFYQGNQFPKRYNNGVFVAFHGSTDRAPYPMSGFIVCFAPFDENGNATGEWEVFADGFAGVDIVKNTSDAVYRPMGLSTGPDGSLYISESNQGKIWRVMYKGDKDKFGPSELAAMENRKKTQSYIRDPDPVKDLVQEGDTYSGRILYNTYCMACHQGDGKGDNNRFPPLVDSEWVSGSEEKLIGVVLNGIQGDIVVKGKTYNGLMPKHSHLDDHALASILTYVRKRFGNESKPVSAVKVSEIRSSSSSKRMP
- the map gene encoding type I methionyl aminopeptidase, which encodes MSITTKDERIGMQQASDAVAITLKKMREFAKPGISTKALDEYGGKLLTQLGARSAPKLTYGFPGYTCISINEEAAHGIPTADKILKEGDLINIDVSAELNGYWADNGGSFVLGEDIHGHGKLVEASKAILRKAISQITGGVRISEIGRLIETEAKKAGYTVIKNLTGHGIGRGLHEEPHEIANYCDRHNTARFKKNSVVAIETFISTRSTLAATQADGWTLRGNRGGFVAQHEHTIMVTDGQPVIFTVQNGIWD
- a CDS encoding Crp/Fnr family transcriptional regulator encodes the protein MEKKKLKKKKFLLKFGEICKTENFIVKGCLRVYAVDGNGFEHIVMFGIEDWWVSDLFSLWTNSPTTYYIDALEDTELLQISKANLDALYERVPKFERFFRIILQNAYSAQQLRINQNLSYTAEQRYLNFVEKYPSFARRIPQKQISAYLGMTPVFLSMLRKKLSKK
- a CDS encoding DoxX family protein produces the protein MTQKIFATRNDLTGFITRLTLGLVMFPHGAQKVFGWFGGPGFTGEMKFFTETLRMPWLLAFAVIVIEFLGSISLIIGFASRLWAVAMIFLFIGIIFTGHVDNGFFMNWYGDQKGEGYEYHLLIIGLSLATLIGGSGKYSVDRILVADK
- a CDS encoding ester cyclase, encoding MEKVTRFSLMIGLLAVGSCVSNPMSEEDRNEQIIQTYFNEVWNRGHVDVLDELLSTAYINHTPSTPNPPKGAVGLKPIVLAIRKGFPDLHYEIKEIIATKDRVVARVVMTGTQSDTLFGIPPTGKRVEVNQINIEKIENGRIVEHWRVTDELAMMKQLGVVQ